In Erythrobacter sp. F6033, a single genomic region encodes these proteins:
- the ruvA gene encoding Holliday junction branch migration protein RuvA → MIAKLSGRLDETGEDWAIVDVQGVGYLVHCSTKTLAALGEVGEGCTIHTDLQVSENDMRLLGFAESAERDWFRLLTTVQGVGSKVALAILSALSTGEVRDACAGGDAATVARANGVGPKLASRIVNELKDKAGALPGGGIAGAAGVAVPKGAASADAVSALENLGFKPAVAAQAVARAQAELGEDAKEGDLIRFALKKAAG, encoded by the coding sequence ATGATTGCAAAGCTATCGGGGCGGCTGGACGAAACCGGCGAGGACTGGGCCATCGTCGATGTGCAGGGCGTGGGCTATCTGGTCCATTGTTCGACCAAGACGCTCGCCGCGCTGGGCGAAGTGGGCGAGGGGTGCACGATCCACACCGATTTGCAGGTTTCCGAAAACGATATGCGGCTGCTCGGCTTTGCCGAAAGCGCAGAGCGCGACTGGTTCCGATTGCTGACGACGGTTCAAGGCGTGGGCAGCAAAGTGGCGCTCGCAATCCTTTCTGCACTGTCGACCGGTGAAGTGCGCGATGCCTGCGCGGGCGGAGACGCGGCGACGGTGGCGCGGGCGAACGGTGTCGGGCCGAAGCTGGCAAGCCGGATCGTCAACGAGCTCAAAGACAAAGCAGGCGCTCTGCCCGGCGGAGGCATTGCCGGAGCGGCTGGCGTCGCAGTGCCGAAAGGCGCAGCGAGCGCCGATGCGGTCAGCGCGCTGGAGAATCTCGGGTTCAAACCGGCGGTAGCCGCGCAAGCTGTGGCTCGGGCGCAGGCAGAATTGGGCGAGGACGCGAAAGAAGGCGATCTGATCAGGTTCGCGCTTAAGAAAGCGGCTGGGTGA
- the ahpC gene encoding alkyl hydroperoxide reductase subunit C — protein sequence MGIIGSTVQPFTATAFQAGKDFFDVTEKDIEGKWSVFFFYPADFTFVCPTELEDMGEKYSMLQDMGVEVYGVSTDTHFSHKAWHDSSEKIGKLQFPFLGDQMHTLSNQFGVLREGVGLADRATFVVDPDGVIQIMEITCEGVGRNANELTRKIKAAQYVRANPGQVCPAAWEEGSDTLAPSLDLVGKI from the coding sequence ATGGGTATCATCGGTTCGACAGTTCAACCGTTCACAGCAACCGCATTCCAAGCTGGCAAAGACTTCTTCGACGTCACTGAAAAAGACATCGAAGGCAAATGGTCGGTATTCTTCTTCTACCCGGCGGATTTCACATTTGTGTGCCCGACCGAGCTTGAAGATATGGGTGAAAAGTACTCGATGCTTCAGGACATGGGCGTCGAAGTGTACGGGGTCAGCACCGACACACATTTCAGCCACAAAGCATGGCACGACAGCTCCGAGAAAATCGGCAAGCTTCAGTTCCCGTTCCTCGGCGACCAGATGCACACCTTGTCGAACCAGTTCGGCGTTCTTCGTGAAGGCGTAGGCCTTGCCGATCGCGCGACCTTCGTCGTCGATCCCGATGGCGTGATCCAAATCATGGAAATCACCTGCGAAGGCGTAGGCCGTAACGCCAACGAACTGACCCGCAAGATCAAAGCCGCACAATATGTCCGCGCCAACCCAGGTCAGGTTTGCCCGGCAGCATGGGAAGAAGGCAGCGACACGCTGGCTCCTTCGCTTGACCTAGTCGGCAAAATCTAA
- the ruvB gene encoding Holliday junction branch migration DNA helicase RuvB, which translates to MTEDEPIHSPDRQAGDPDAALRPKSLAEFIGQESARDNLRVFIESAKSRGEAMDHTLFFGPPGLGKTTLAQIVANELGVGFRATSGPVIAKAGDLAALLTNLEPHDVLFIDEIHRLNPVVEEVLYPAMEDRALDIIIGEGPSARSVRIDLPPFTLIGATTRQGLLTTPLRDRFGIPVRLQFYTHDELDRVVKRGASLLGLEIDADGAREIARRSRGTPRVAGRLLRRVRDFAHVAGEGTVTRAGADDALTRLEIDRLGLDAMDRRYLTMIATTYKGGPVGVETLSAGLAEPRDTVEDVVEPYLIQLGLLARTARGRVLNDAGWEHLEMSPPKQQPPAQTGLFGEGK; encoded by the coding sequence ATGACCGAAGACGAACCCATCCATTCGCCTGATCGCCAAGCGGGTGATCCTGACGCTGCATTGCGGCCCAAGAGCCTTGCCGAATTTATCGGTCAGGAAAGCGCGCGCGACAATTTGCGGGTCTTTATCGAAAGCGCCAAGTCGCGCGGTGAGGCGATGGATCACACGCTGTTCTTTGGTCCGCCGGGGCTGGGTAAGACCACACTCGCGCAGATCGTAGCGAATGAATTGGGCGTTGGGTTCCGCGCCACGTCCGGTCCGGTGATCGCCAAAGCCGGCGATCTTGCCGCACTGCTCACCAATCTTGAACCGCATGATGTGCTGTTCATTGACGAGATCCACCGGCTCAATCCAGTGGTCGAAGAAGTGCTCTATCCAGCGATGGAGGACCGCGCGCTCGACATTATTATTGGCGAAGGGCCGTCTGCGCGCAGCGTGCGGATTGATCTGCCGCCTTTCACTTTGATCGGTGCGACGACGCGGCAGGGGTTGCTAACCACACCGCTGCGAGACCGCTTTGGCATTCCGGTCCGGCTGCAATTCTACACGCATGACGAGCTGGACCGGGTGGTGAAGCGCGGGGCCAGTTTGCTGGGTCTGGAAATCGATGCCGATGGCGCGCGCGAGATTGCCCGCCGCAGCCGCGGAACGCCGCGTGTCGCTGGCCGCTTGCTGCGCCGTGTGCGCGATTTTGCCCATGTCGCGGGCGAGGGGACTGTTACGCGCGCGGGTGCAGATGATGCGCTGACCCGGCTGGAGATCGACCGGCTGGGTCTGGATGCGATGGACCGCCGCTATCTCACCATGATTGCAACCACTTACAAGGGGGGGCCCGTTGGCGTGGAGACGCTTTCGGCCGGTCTCGCGGAGCCGCGTGATACCGTTGAGGATGTGGTCGAGCCTTACCTGATCCAGCTTGGCCTCCTCGCGCGCACGGCGCGCGGGCGGGTGCTGAATGACGCCGGATGGGAGCATCTGGAGATGTCACCTCCCAAGCAGCAGCCCCCTGCGCAAACCGGGCTTTTTGGCGAGGGCAAGTGA
- the aroC gene encoding chorismate synthase: MSLNTFGRVLRFTTWGESHGPGLGAVLDGCPPGLPLRAEDIQPFMDARKPGTSKFTTQRKEPDAVRIMSGVFDNADGQQVTTGTPIHLMIENTDQRSKDYSEIAQSYRPGHADYVYDAKYGIRDYRGGGRSSARETAARVAAGAVARLIIPEVTITAFVCELGGDRIDPANIDYDQIGQNPFFCPDAAAAKRWEELVDNARKDGSSLGAVVECVAHGVPAGWGAPVYGKLDSELASAMMSINATKGVEIGDGFEAARLTGEQNADAMSPGPDGKPVYASNHAGGTAGGISTGQPVVCRVAFKPTSSILTPVDSINSAGEATQVRTKGRHDPCVGIRGTPVVEAMMALVLADQKMLHRAQVG, encoded by the coding sequence ATGAGTTTGAACACGTTCGGGCGCGTTTTGCGCTTTACCACTTGGGGCGAAAGCCATGGCCCCGGACTTGGCGCGGTGCTGGATGGGTGCCCGCCGGGATTGCCTCTGCGCGCAGAGGACATCCAGCCATTTATGGATGCGCGCAAGCCGGGGACGAGCAAGTTCACTACCCAGCGTAAAGAGCCGGACGCGGTGCGCATAATGTCGGGCGTGTTCGACAATGCGGATGGGCAGCAGGTCACAACCGGCACGCCGATCCATCTGATGATCGAGAACACCGATCAGCGGTCGAAAGACTATTCGGAAATCGCGCAAAGCTATCGCCCCGGTCACGCTGACTATGTCTATGACGCGAAGTACGGCATCCGCGATTATCGCGGCGGCGGACGTTCGAGCGCCCGCGAAACGGCTGCGCGTGTGGCCGCGGGCGCGGTGGCGCGCCTGATCATTCCCGAAGTCACGATCACCGCCTTTGTTTGCGAACTTGGCGGGGACCGGATCGACCCGGCTAATATCGATTATGACCAGATTGGCCAAAACCCGTTCTTCTGCCCTGACGCCGCCGCTGCGAAGCGTTGGGAAGAGCTGGTCGACAATGCTCGCAAGGATGGCTCTTCGCTAGGCGCAGTCGTCGAATGCGTGGCGCATGGAGTGCCCGCCGGATGGGGCGCGCCGGTCTATGGCAAGCTCGACAGCGAACTCGCCTCCGCCATGATGAGCATCAACGCGACCAAAGGCGTCGAAATCGGCGACGGTTTCGAGGCCGCGCGCCTGACGGGCGAGCAGAACGCCGATGCGATGTCGCCCGGCCCGGATGGCAAGCCGGTCTATGCCAGCAACCATGCAGGTGGGACGGCGGGCGGTATCTCGACCGGACAGCCGGTGGTGTGCCGCGTGGCCTTCAAGCCGACCAGTTCAATTCTGACGCCGGTGGACTCGATTAACTCCGCAGGCGAGGCAACGCAGGTCCGCACCAAAGGTCGTCACGATCCCTGCGTGGGCATTCGCGGAACGCCCGTGGTCGAGGCGATGATGGCGCTGGTGCTGGCGGATCAGAAGATGCTTCACCGCGCGCAGGTTGGGTAG
- a CDS encoding DsrE family protein — MIRLGFATALTAALVATPLAAQDLSAFKTGPVFEDFGPHAPVPDQDFAIPEETDLYIAFDAAKAAEDGRINRTIESAARFINMHNTAGVEPARVRVAVVVHGKATLDLLNDAKFAERELGEANATAAVIPELLDMGVRIVLCGQSAAANGVAKEDLVPGVEMALSAMTAHAVLQRQGYTVNPF, encoded by the coding sequence ATGATCAGACTGGGATTCGCAACCGCGCTCACCGCAGCGCTAGTCGCAACACCGCTGGCCGCTCAAGACCTCTCGGCGTTCAAAACCGGTCCTGTCTTTGAAGACTTCGGCCCGCATGCGCCGGTGCCGGATCAGGACTTTGCGATCCCTGAAGAGACCGATCTCTATATCGCTTTTGACGCTGCGAAGGCCGCTGAAGACGGGCGTATCAATCGCACCATCGAAAGCGCGGCGCGGTTTATCAATATGCACAATACCGCCGGAGTGGAGCCTGCGCGCGTCCGCGTTGCGGTCGTGGTGCACGGCAAGGCGACGCTCGATCTGTTGAACGATGCGAAGTTTGCTGAGCGCGAATTGGGTGAGGCCAACGCGACCGCCGCCGTTATCCCGGAATTGCTAGATATGGGCGTGCGGATCGTGCTGTGCGGGCAAAGCGCTGCGGCCAATGGGGTCGCTAAAGAAGATCTGGTTCCCGGTGTCGAAATGGCGCTTTCCGCGATGACAGCCCACGCGGTCTTGCAACGACAGGGCTATACGGTGAACCCGTTTTGA
- a CDS encoding rhodanese-like domain-containing protein, with protein sequence MIDLRFPLTAAVTLGLCACAPGGGEDGDTPSVPPGFELAAPKQSDAALKDSATEQSQVIDLSVAQLKELRASEDIWLIDVRTAEEVAEGMIDGAGHIALADFEPGPELLERAAGREIVLYCRSGRRSGIAGHKLSEYLGKPVRHLAGGYIAWTEATTASK encoded by the coding sequence ATGATCGACCTTCGCTTTCCTTTGACTGCCGCTGTGACGCTCGGGCTCTGCGCCTGCGCGCCCGGCGGCGGCGAGGATGGCGATACGCCGAGTGTTCCGCCGGGTTTTGAACTGGCGGCACCCAAACAAAGCGATGCAGCCCTAAAAGACTCTGCCACCGAACAGTCTCAGGTCATCGACCTTTCCGTGGCACAGCTTAAGGAATTGAGAGCTTCCGAAGATATTTGGCTCATTGATGTTCGCACGGCGGAAGAAGTCGCCGAAGGAATGATCGACGGCGCGGGCCATATTGCACTCGCCGATTTCGAGCCGGGGCCTGAACTACTCGAGAGGGCAGCTGGCCGTGAAATCGTGCTCTATTGCCGCTCGGGTCGCCGCTCGGGGATAGCGGGCCACAAACTGTCAGAGTACTTAGGTAAGCCCGTGCGCCACTTGGCTGGCGGATACATTGCGTGGACCGAAGCAACGACCGCGAGCAAATAG
- the ahpF gene encoding alkyl hydroperoxide reductase subunit F encodes MLDSNMQTQLTQYLANLREPIELVASLDDSEKSAQTRALLTEIAELHEMVSAQFDGTHERKPSFIIRRASDADKWVRFAGLPMGHEFTSLVLALLWAGGHPPKVDADLIEQVRGLEGDFEFEMFFSLSCHNCPDVVQALTLMALENPRITATLIEGGTFQDEVENRGVLAVPATFLNGESFYNGKMELAEILSKLDSGADEKAAEKLSAKEPFEVLVIGGGPAGAASAVYTARKGFRTGIAAERFGGQLQDTLGIENLPGTSYTEGPKLSDNLKKQTLQNEIDLMDLARATQLKPASEAGGMHEVTFANGAVLKSRSLVLSTGARWRNLGVPGEAEYRNKGVAYCPHCDGPLFKGKRIAVIGGGNSGVEAAIDLAKIVGHVTLIEFDSKLRADEVLQRKLRSMPNVEIVTNGQTTEITGDGSRTNGLVLKDRESGDERTIELEGVFVQIGLVPNTEWLADTGLELSKHGEIVVDEHGATNLPGIYAAGDATTVPDKQIVVAMGTGATAGLGAFDYLIRNEPVDEVAQAA; translated from the coding sequence ATGCTCGACAGCAATATGCAGACCCAGCTCACACAATATCTCGCCAATTTGCGCGAGCCGATTGAGCTTGTCGCGTCGTTGGATGACAGCGAGAAATCTGCGCAGACCCGCGCCCTGCTGACCGAAATTGCCGAGCTTCACGAAATGGTGAGCGCGCAATTTGATGGCACGCACGAGCGCAAGCCGAGCTTCATCATCCGCCGCGCTTCCGATGCAGATAAGTGGGTGCGTTTTGCAGGCCTGCCGATGGGTCACGAATTCACTTCGCTCGTGCTCGCGCTGTTGTGGGCTGGCGGACACCCACCAAAAGTCGATGCCGATCTGATCGAGCAGGTTCGCGGCCTCGAAGGCGATTTCGAGTTCGAGATGTTCTTCTCACTCAGCTGCCACAACTGCCCCGACGTTGTTCAGGCGCTGACCCTGATGGCGCTTGAAAACCCGCGCATCACCGCGACCTTGATCGAAGGCGGCACATTCCAAGATGAAGTAGAGAACCGCGGCGTCCTCGCTGTTCCTGCGACATTCCTCAACGGGGAAAGCTTCTACAACGGCAAGATGGAACTCGCCGAAATCCTGTCAAAGCTGGACAGCGGCGCAGACGAAAAAGCGGCCGAGAAACTGTCAGCCAAAGAGCCGTTTGAAGTGCTTGTTATCGGCGGCGGCCCCGCCGGTGCGGCGTCTGCAGTCTACACCGCTCGCAAAGGCTTCCGCACGGGTATCGCAGCAGAACGCTTCGGCGGCCAGTTGCAGGACACACTCGGCATCGAAAACTTGCCGGGCACGAGCTATACCGAAGGGCCGAAGCTATCGGACAATCTCAAGAAGCAGACGCTTCAGAACGAAATTGACCTGATGGATCTGGCCCGCGCAACGCAGCTGAAACCGGCAAGCGAAGCTGGCGGTATGCACGAAGTCACATTCGCCAATGGCGCGGTTCTGAAATCACGCTCGCTTGTCCTTTCCACGGGTGCGCGCTGGCGCAATCTCGGCGTACCGGGCGAAGCGGAATACCGAAACAAAGGCGTGGCCTATTGCCCGCATTGCGACGGCCCGCTGTTCAAGGGCAAGCGGATCGCGGTGATCGGCGGCGGCAATTCCGGCGTAGAGGCCGCGATTGATCTGGCCAAGATTGTCGGCCACGTCACTCTGATCGAATTCGACAGCAAATTGCGCGCGGACGAAGTGCTGCAACGCAAGCTGCGCTCCATGCCCAATGTCGAAATCGTGACCAATGGTCAAACGACGGAGATCACTGGCGACGGATCGCGCACCAACGGACTCGTCCTGAAAGATCGTGAGAGCGGAGACGAACGTACGATTGAGTTGGAGGGCGTATTCGTTCAAATCGGCCTTGTCCCGAACACGGAATGGCTCGCAGATACCGGCCTTGAACTGTCCAAGCATGGCGAAATTGTCGTCGACGAGCACGGTGCAACCAACCTGCCCGGCATCTACGCCGCAGGCGATGCAACCACTGTCCCCGACAAGCAAATCGTCGTTGCGATGGGTACGGGCGCGACAGCTGGCCTTGGCGCGTTCGACTATCTCATCCGCAACGAGCCGGTAGACGAAGTTGCTCAAGCCGCTTGA
- a CDS encoding rhodanese-like domain-containing protein — MFKKHHVSAIIAAAMLAVPVSAQDQTAVDPSEQIDYTGFAELVEKVQPYRESRLLERAAFFEKAREQGVLLLDTRSAEAFKAGHLEGAVNLPFSDFTSASLAKVIGENAGRPILIYCNNNFVDDVPPIRTKLATLALNIPTFVNLYGYGYTNIWELEGTMTTASVDWVAAETD; from the coding sequence ATGTTCAAGAAGCACCATGTGTCTGCGATTATCGCCGCTGCCATGCTGGCGGTGCCGGTCTCTGCACAAGACCAGACCGCTGTCGATCCATCTGAACAGATCGACTATACTGGCTTTGCTGAACTGGTCGAAAAGGTTCAACCCTATCGCGAATCCAGATTACTCGAGCGCGCGGCCTTCTTCGAGAAGGCACGTGAGCAAGGCGTTTTGCTGCTCGACACCCGCTCAGCCGAAGCTTTCAAAGCAGGCCATCTCGAAGGTGCGGTGAACCTCCCGTTTTCCGATTTCACCAGCGCAAGCCTAGCCAAGGTGATCGGCGAAAATGCTGGCCGCCCTATCCTGATTTATTGCAACAACAACTTTGTGGACGATGTGCCCCCAATCAGAACCAAGTTGGCAACACTGGCGCTTAACATTCCCACTTTCGTCAATCTGTATGGCTACGGCTACACGAATATCTGGGAGCTTGAGGGCACAATGACGACCGCATCTGTCGATTGGGTCGCTGCCGAAACGGATTGA
- a CDS encoding fatty acid desaturase yields the protein MKPSGAFIHAPLTAAAETSDDNAINPRKLARELAAFRTPRVSRSIWEVASTFVPFAALMAAMLFAVQAEYYIALALIPLAGMLLLRLFIIQHDCGHGSFFKSKAVNKWLGRSIGVLTLTPYDCWRRSHELHHASTGNLDARGYGDVDTLTVREYREKSWLGRFGYRLYRHPIVLMGLGPAYLFLLRHRLPIGLMKAGWIYWISALATNAVTAAILIALGLAFGAAVTALVFLPVLLTAASVGVWLFYVQHQFEDAHWDTRENWNYHDSAIGGSSYLHLPAVMNWFTGNIAIHHIHHLVSRIPFYRLPAALKAYPELAEYNRVSPRQAVSTMWLALWDEDSRKLISFRQAKQLAG from the coding sequence TTGAAACCCTCAGGTGCATTTATTCACGCTCCCCTAACCGCCGCCGCTGAAACCAGCGATGACAATGCAATCAATCCCCGCAAACTGGCTCGCGAGCTTGCTGCATTCCGGACCCCGCGCGTTTCGCGCAGCATTTGGGAAGTCGCATCCACCTTCGTCCCATTTGCAGCTTTGATGGCGGCGATGCTGTTTGCGGTTCAGGCCGAGTATTACATCGCGCTGGCGCTCATTCCGCTTGCGGGCATGCTGCTCCTTCGGTTGTTCATCATTCAACATGATTGCGGACATGGATCGTTTTTCAAAAGCAAGGCGGTGAACAAATGGCTGGGCCGGTCAATCGGCGTTCTCACCCTGACCCCCTATGATTGCTGGCGGCGCAGCCACGAATTGCATCACGCAAGCACAGGCAATCTGGATGCGCGCGGATATGGCGATGTGGATACGCTGACCGTGCGCGAATATCGCGAAAAGAGCTGGCTTGGGCGCTTTGGCTATCGCCTTTATCGCCACCCGATTGTGCTTATGGGGCTGGGCCCAGCCTACCTGTTCCTGCTGCGCCACCGGCTACCGATCGGGCTGATGAAAGCGGGCTGGATTTACTGGATCAGCGCGCTTGCGACGAATGCGGTCACGGCCGCGATCCTGATTGCGCTTGGGCTGGCTTTCGGAGCCGCAGTGACGGCGCTGGTGTTCCTGCCTGTCCTACTCACGGCGGCATCGGTTGGCGTGTGGTTATTCTATGTCCAACATCAGTTTGAAGATGCGCATTGGGATACGCGCGAAAACTGGAATTATCACGATTCCGCAATTGGAGGCAGTTCGTACCTGCATCTGCCCGCTGTGATGAACTGGTTCACAGGCAACATCGCGATCCACCATATCCATCATCTGGTGAGCCGGATTCCGTTTTATCGCCTTCCCGCCGCGCTCAAAGCGTACCCAGAACTGGCCGAATACAACCGTGTCAGCCCGAGGCAGGCGGTGAGCACGATGTGGCTTGCACTATGGGATGAAGACAGCCGGAAGCTGATCAGTTTCCGGCAAGCAAAACAGCTGGCAGGATAG